The sequence TTCAAAACTATATTGTCCACAGTCAAGGTGAATGGAGTTTACCTGATAATAAGCTTCCCGCTTACTATCAACAAAGGAAAATCAGCTCCTTTGCCTAAGCTGGATACCCCGTACTTCAGTGCGGGGAGGTTCATTTTATTTCTTTAATTTTAGATATTATAAATCTTCTCTTACCTGATTTAGACAAATTTATTTTATTGACAATTTGTAAATTTATTTTTATTTCTTTACCTACTACGAATTTCAATTTTTTTATCAATATTTTCTTTTCTTTCTCATCAAACTTTTTGTTTACAATCAGCTTTACCACGAGTAGATTTTCCATTTCTTGAATTATTTGAAATTGATTTATTGAATCGAACCATTCGAACAGATTTGTGAAATGATGAACTATTAAATTTTCTCCATTAGGTTTTTTTATTATATCGCAATCTCTTCCATATATTTTTTTTATTCTGGGAAGAGTTATTCCACAATTGCATTTTTTCCAAGTTATTTGTTTTCCTAAATCTCCCACTTCATATCTTATAAACGGCATGCTTTTATTAAGCAAATCTGTTATAAGGATATTTTTGTTTACAATTTCTAGAAATCCTGTTTCTATAGATATGTGGTAACCTTGATGTTCTTTACATTCAGCAGCGTAAACCGATGAGTCTCTGCCGCCATATTGATCAAATACTTTACATCCAAATGCTTTTTCTATTGTTTTTCTATATTCTGGATAAAGACTATCTCCCGTACTTATTATTGCTTGGGGAGAATTTATTTTTATTTTGTTATCTGTTATATATTTTGCAAATACGTAAAGTGCAGATGCATATCCTCTTAAAAAATATTTTTTATCTTTTTTTATCTTATTAACATAGTTATTTAATTGAGTTTTGTTTAAATCTAATGCAGATAAAGTCTCAAAATTTAGTAAGTAGTTTTTTATTATATTAATTAGTTTTTTACTACTTTTTAAATCTTCAGGATGGGCCCAAAGATTGTACATTTTATCTCCAAACTTCCATCCGGTCCATTCCCAGGACCTAAAAACTGCGGCAGTTATTTTGTGAAATGCTTCATTATCTCTAATGAAAAATAAAGGTTCTCCTGTGGAACCGCCTGTATTCCATTTTTTTGATTTAGGTGCATTTTTTGATATTAATTGATTGTAATTGTTTTTTATGGTTCGTTTTGATAATGTCGGAAATTTTTTTATTTGTTCATAAAGTCTTCGTTCATCATATTTTAAGTTTGTATTTTTTATTAGTGTTTTATAGTGTGTGTTGTTATGAGTTGAGAAAGAAAGTAGAGCACTTAACTTTTTGTTTAATTTAGTTTTTATTAGATTCTCTGATTCGTATTGAGATGTATTTAACTTTCTAATTTCATTTTTAAGATTAAAATATTTTCCTTCAAAAAATAGAGTTCCCAAACCATAAAGGGTGCAATAAAATGTCTTTCTGAATGTTTTCATAGAGAGGATACTCGGTATCTTTTTATATATTTATTGTATCAATTTATTGATTTTCTCGAGAATTTTTGGCGCTGTATTTCCGTCCCACAAGGGGATGCTTTCTCCTCTTTTAGGTGGAGTTTTTATTTTTTTTAATAATTCATCGAAATCAGAGATTAAAATATTTGTTCCTTTTGTTATTGTTATAGGTCTTTCAGTACTGTCTCTTATTGTATAACAAGGTATTTTCAAGTAACTTGTTTCTTCTTGTATTCCTCCTGAGTCTGTAATTACTCCTTTTGATTTGGCAATCAAAGATATAAATTCTGAATATTTCATGGGGTCTATTATTTCTATTTTATTGTTGAATTTAGATAAAAGCTTAAGTTCAGAAAGCATTTTTTTTGTTCTAGGGTGTAGGGGCAATATTATTTTTTTATCTTTACTTATCGTGTTGAATGCATTTATCATGTTTTTTAAGAAAATTTCTTTTTTCAAGTTTTCTTGTCTGTGAATTGTAGCTACAAAATAGTCTTGTTTGTTATTCAAATTTATGTTGTTTTTCTGAATTGTATGTGTGAGGCTATCAATCATCACATTTCCTACAAAGAATATTTTTTCTGGACTTATTGTTTCATTTTTTAAATTTATTAAACCTGATTCTTCTGTAACAAAAAGATAATCTGAAATGTTATCAACAAGTATTCTATTGTGTTCTTCTTGCATATTTTTATCGAAACTTCTTAATCCTGCTTCTATATGTGCTATTTTTACATTATTTTTTAAACTACATATTGCTGCAGATAATGTTGAGTTTATGTCTCCTACAACAACGCATAAATCTGGTTTATGTTCCAATATTATATCGTCTAATTTAATTATTGTTTGGCCAATTTGTTTTGCAGGTGTTAAACCACCGACATTTAAATTATAATCGGGTTCTGGAATTTCCAAATCTTCAAATAAATCAGAAGAAATATTTTTATCATAATGTTGTCCTGTGTGGACCAAAAGATAATTTATGTTTTCGTATTTTTTACATGCTCTTATAAGCGGAGCTATTTTAACAAAATTAGGTCTCGCGCCGACTATAAACAAAATTTTTTTCATTCTTTTTTTCTTTTTTTATAATCTTTATATACTTATGTATTTCTTTGATTTATTAGTTTGAAATATGTTATTGTTGAAATAGAAAATACTGCTATTTCGCTTAATGTTGTTGCAATTGCAGCGCCTAGATAACTAAAATTAGGAATCAATAAAAAATTCAATGAAAT comes from Candidatus Woesearchaeota archaeon and encodes:
- the wecB gene encoding UDP-N-acetylglucosamine 2-epimerase (non-hydrolyzing), whose translation is MKKILFIVGARPNFVKIAPLIRACKKYENINYLLVHTGQHYDKNISSDLFEDLEIPEPDYNLNVGGLTPAKQIGQTIIKLDDIILEHKPDLCVVVGDINSTLSAAICSLKNNVKIAHIEAGLRSFDKNMQEEHNRILVDNISDYLFVTEESGLINLKNETISPEKIFFVGNVMIDSLTHTIQKNNINLNNKQDYFVATIHRQENLKKEIFLKNMINAFNTISKDKKIILPLHPRTKKMLSELKLLSKFNNKIEIIDPMKYSEFISLIAKSKGVITDSGGIQEETSYLKIPCYTIRDSTERPITITKGTNILISDFDELLKKIKTPPKRGESIPLWDGNTAPKILEKINKLIQ